One Trichomycterus rosablanca isolate fTriRos1 chromosome 10, fTriRos1.hap1, whole genome shotgun sequence DNA window includes the following coding sequences:
- the atad1b gene encoding outer mitochondrial transmembrane helix translocase isoform X1, with protein sequence MLHRHSVKMVLKDIPAENITRPLGRSEVIGLLFRLTLFGAVTYVTIKWMVDAIDPTRKQKMEAQKQAEKLMKQIGVKNVKLSEYEMSIAAHLVDPLSMHITWSDIAGLDDVITELKDSVILPVQKRHLFEGSKLLQPPKGVLLFGPPGCGKTLIAKATAKEAGFRFINLQPSTLTDKWYGESQKLAAAVFSLAIKLQPSIIFIDEIDSFLRSRSSSDHEATAMMKAQFMSLWDGLDTDYSCQVIIMGATNRPQDLDSAILRRMPTRFHINLPQPKQREQILKLILENENVVNDVNLCKIAEETDSFSGSDLREMCRDAALFCVRDLVHAEGTSREDCIRPIRQDDLQKATDKMKKSKCAGLPNVMLLHPALD encoded by the exons atGCTCCACAGACACAGTGTAAAGATGGTACTGAAAGACATTCCAGCGGAAAACATAACCCGCCCCTTGGGTCGCAGTGAGGTTATTGGTTTGCTCTTTCGCCTCACATTATTCGGTGCAGTCACCTATGTTACAATAAAGTGGATGGTGGATGCTATTGATCCCACAAGAAAGCAAAAAATGGAAGCGCAAAAGCAG GCAGAGAAACTCATGAAGCAGATCGGAGTGAAGAACGTCAAGCTTTCTGAATATGAGATGAGCATTGCAGCCCATCTGGTGGATCCATTAAGCATGCAT ATTACATGGAGTGATATCGCTGGCCTAGATGACGTCATTACCGAGCTGAAAGATTCAGTGATTCTTCCCGTTCAGAAAAGGCATCTGTTTGAGGGTTCAAAGCTGCTCCAGCCCCCCAAAG GAGTGCTTCTGTTTGGCCCGCCTGGGTGTGGAAAAACCCTGATAGCCAAAGCCACTGCCAAAGAGGCCGGATTCCGTTTCATCAACCTGCAGCCCTCTACTCTGACTGATAAATGGTACGGCGAGTCACAGAAGCTGGCCGCAGCCGTTTTCTCACTCGCCATCAAGCTCCAGCCCTCCATCATCTTCATTGATGAGATTG ACTCCTTTTTAAGAAGCCGCTCCAGTTCAGACCATGAGGCTACTGCTATGATGAAGGCACAGTTCATGAGCTTATGGGACGGTCTAGACACAGACTACAGCTGCCAG GTCATAATAATGGGTGCAACCAACCGCCCTCAGGATCTGGACTCGGCTATACTGCGCAGGATGCCCACAAGGTTTCACATTAATCTGCCA CAGCCAAAACAAAGGGAGCAAATATTGAAGCTTATTCTGGAAAACGAGAAT GTGGTGAATGACGTGAACTTGTGTAAAATAGCGGAAGAGACTGACAGCTTTTCAGGAAGTGACCTCCGAGAGATGTGTCGGGATGCAGCTCTGTTCTGTGTACGGGACCTGGTGCACGCTGAGGGCAC ATCAAGAGAAGACTGTATCCGACCCATCAGGCAGGACGACCTCCAAAAAGCCACTGACAAGATGAAAAAGTCTAAGTGTGCAGGGCTGCCAAATGTGATGCTGTTGCATCCTGCTTTGGATTAA
- the atad1b gene encoding outer mitochondrial transmembrane helix translocase isoform X2, with amino-acid sequence MVLKDIPAENITRPLGRSEVIGLLFRLTLFGAVTYVTIKWMVDAIDPTRKQKMEAQKQAEKLMKQIGVKNVKLSEYEMSIAAHLVDPLSMHITWSDIAGLDDVITELKDSVILPVQKRHLFEGSKLLQPPKGVLLFGPPGCGKTLIAKATAKEAGFRFINLQPSTLTDKWYGESQKLAAAVFSLAIKLQPSIIFIDEIDSFLRSRSSSDHEATAMMKAQFMSLWDGLDTDYSCQVIIMGATNRPQDLDSAILRRMPTRFHINLPQPKQREQILKLILENENVVNDVNLCKIAEETDSFSGSDLREMCRDAALFCVRDLVHAEGTSREDCIRPIRQDDLQKATDKMKKSKCAGLPNVMLLHPALD; translated from the exons ATGGTACTGAAAGACATTCCAGCGGAAAACATAACCCGCCCCTTGGGTCGCAGTGAGGTTATTGGTTTGCTCTTTCGCCTCACATTATTCGGTGCAGTCACCTATGTTACAATAAAGTGGATGGTGGATGCTATTGATCCCACAAGAAAGCAAAAAATGGAAGCGCAAAAGCAG GCAGAGAAACTCATGAAGCAGATCGGAGTGAAGAACGTCAAGCTTTCTGAATATGAGATGAGCATTGCAGCCCATCTGGTGGATCCATTAAGCATGCAT ATTACATGGAGTGATATCGCTGGCCTAGATGACGTCATTACCGAGCTGAAAGATTCAGTGATTCTTCCCGTTCAGAAAAGGCATCTGTTTGAGGGTTCAAAGCTGCTCCAGCCCCCCAAAG GAGTGCTTCTGTTTGGCCCGCCTGGGTGTGGAAAAACCCTGATAGCCAAAGCCACTGCCAAAGAGGCCGGATTCCGTTTCATCAACCTGCAGCCCTCTACTCTGACTGATAAATGGTACGGCGAGTCACAGAAGCTGGCCGCAGCCGTTTTCTCACTCGCCATCAAGCTCCAGCCCTCCATCATCTTCATTGATGAGATTG ACTCCTTTTTAAGAAGCCGCTCCAGTTCAGACCATGAGGCTACTGCTATGATGAAGGCACAGTTCATGAGCTTATGGGACGGTCTAGACACAGACTACAGCTGCCAG GTCATAATAATGGGTGCAACCAACCGCCCTCAGGATCTGGACTCGGCTATACTGCGCAGGATGCCCACAAGGTTTCACATTAATCTGCCA CAGCCAAAACAAAGGGAGCAAATATTGAAGCTTATTCTGGAAAACGAGAAT GTGGTGAATGACGTGAACTTGTGTAAAATAGCGGAAGAGACTGACAGCTTTTCAGGAAGTGACCTCCGAGAGATGTGTCGGGATGCAGCTCTGTTCTGTGTACGGGACCTGGTGCACGCTGAGGGCAC ATCAAGAGAAGACTGTATCCGACCCATCAGGCAGGACGACCTCCAAAAAGCCACTGACAAGATGAAAAAGTCTAAGTGTGCAGGGCTGCCAAATGTGATGCTGTTGCATCCTGCTTTGGATTAA